One genomic window of uncultured Erythrobacter sp. includes the following:
- a CDS encoding GFA family protein: MSFTGGCQCGAVRYRIEADTLTCYACHCRECQKQSASAFGISVPVFAASLAIEGELGMWRRPTDSGSHTDCHFCLQCGTRLYHAGANRPGLVTVKGGSLDNASELAPVAHIWIKSRQDWVVLPKGVPHLETQPDNQEEWVQVLSGPE, translated from the coding sequence GTGAGTTTCACCGGGGGATGCCAATGCGGCGCAGTGCGGTATCGTATCGAGGCGGATACGCTGACCTGCTACGCCTGCCATTGCCGCGAGTGTCAGAAACAGTCGGCCAGCGCCTTCGGCATTTCCGTTCCCGTTTTCGCTGCGAGCCTCGCGATTGAAGGCGAACTGGGCATGTGGCGCCGTCCGACCGACAGCGGATCGCACACCGACTGCCATTTCTGCCTTCAATGCGGGACGCGACTCTATCATGCAGGTGCCAATCGGCCTGGCTTGGTAACGGTTAAGGGCGGGTCGCTCGACAATGCATCCGAACTCGCGCCGGTCGCGCATATCTGGATCAAGAGCAGGCAAGATTGGGTTGTACTGCCTAAAGGTGTGCCGCACTTGGAGACGCAGCCGGATAACCAAGAGGAATGGGTGCAAGTGTTGAGCGGTCCGGAATGA
- a CDS encoding aspartate-semialdehyde dehydrogenase, whose product MNFVIEHDRGSSMRLGLILAAMLGLAACDSGNVPTPTEQQTLRPPSAEAEAGAVALNGEGLSAGPEAFYFAAGKIEVETALESVLGEPTGSGINRECGAGAIEFTDYGAGLTVSFMEGSMVGWFWRLPLDGDPPAQAEISLVGDLQLGAPQAEAEAADGFDLIEESTLDGEFSLGDKIGGFLESEQVSMLYAGTQCFFR is encoded by the coding sequence ATGAATTTCGTTATTGAGCATGACAGGGGCAGCAGCATGCGTTTGGGTTTGATATTGGCGGCGATGCTCGGCCTCGCGGCCTGCGATAGCGGCAACGTTCCTACACCGACCGAGCAACAGACCTTGCGGCCGCCATCCGCCGAAGCTGAGGCGGGTGCTGTGGCGCTGAACGGAGAGGGGCTGAGCGCAGGGCCGGAGGCGTTCTACTTTGCTGCGGGCAAGATTGAGGTCGAAACCGCACTGGAGAGCGTTCTGGGAGAACCAACCGGCAGCGGGATCAACCGTGAGTGCGGAGCGGGCGCCATCGAGTTTACCGACTATGGTGCGGGTCTGACGGTCAGTTTCATGGAAGGATCAATGGTCGGATGGTTCTGGCGCTTGCCATTGGATGGTGACCCACCGGCCCAGGCAGAGATTTCGTTGGTTGGCGATCTTCAACTGGGCGCACCTCAGGCGGAAGCTGAGGCAGCGGATGGGTTCGACCTGATCGAGGAAAGCACGCTCGACGGCGAATTCTCCCTGGGTGACAAGATCGGCGGGTTCCTCGAAAGCGAGCAGGTCTCGATGCTCTACGCCGGCACGCAGTGTTTCTTCAGATAG
- a CDS encoding alpha/beta hydrolase produces the protein MDTQDWRAKAKYFDFQGNQIAYWTGENTNAKPLLLVHGFPTCAWDWVPVWDTLGAQYHLIACDMLGFGLSDKPRSGYSIHRQTDVQEAMLEYLGVTKFDALVHDYGVSVGQELLARQQEGPSASDLGQMVFLNGGIFPDQHRPVLMQKVGVSPFGFLLGLVNNRNLFGKSFSQVFGPQTKPSERELDQFWEFIAHNGGHRIMHKLLHYIADRRKHEARWEAALVRTQDKIGLINGALDPVSGKHAYDKWREVVPTARHHLIETVGHYPQVEAPDEVAAKALEWLAS, from the coding sequence ATGGATACGCAGGATTGGCGGGCGAAAGCCAAGTATTTCGACTTTCAGGGGAACCAGATTGCCTATTGGACCGGCGAGAATACGAATGCGAAACCGCTATTGCTGGTTCATGGCTTTCCGACCTGCGCGTGGGACTGGGTGCCGGTGTGGGATACGTTGGGCGCGCAGTACCATTTGATCGCCTGCGATATGTTGGGATTTGGACTTTCGGACAAACCCCGCTCAGGATACTCGATCCATCGTCAGACCGATGTGCAAGAAGCCATGTTGGAGTATCTTGGCGTCACCAAATTCGATGCTCTTGTGCATGATTATGGCGTATCGGTCGGACAAGAACTGCTCGCGCGCCAGCAAGAGGGCCCAAGCGCATCCGACCTTGGCCAGATGGTGTTCCTAAACGGCGGCATCTTTCCCGACCAGCACCGCCCCGTTCTGATGCAAAAGGTCGGCGTTTCGCCCTTTGGCTTTCTCCTTGGGTTAGTGAACAATCGCAATCTTTTCGGCAAAAGTTTCTCACAAGTCTTCGGCCCTCAGACCAAACCCAGCGAGCGTGAGCTCGATCAGTTCTGGGAGTTCATCGCACATAATGGCGGCCACCGGATCATGCACAAGCTGCTTCACTACATCGCGGATCGCCGTAAACATGAGGCCCGCTGGGAAGCCGCTCTGGTCCGCACACAGGACAAGATCGGCCTGATCAACGGTGCGCTCGATCCGGTGTCAGGCAAGCACGCCTATGACAAATGGCGCGAGGTTGTGCCTACTGCACGGCATCACCTGATCGAAACCGTCGGTCATTACCCACAGGTCGAAGCGCCTGATGAGGTCGCGGCAAAGGCATTGGAGTGGCTTGCCAGCTAG
- a CDS encoding aspartate-semialdehyde dehydrogenase, which produces MGYRVAIVGATGNVGREMMQVLAEREFPCDEIAAVASSRSQGTEVEFGDTGKMLKCQNIEHFDWAGWDIALFSAGSGPAKEYAPKAAAAGCVVIDNSSLYRMEPDVPLIVPEVNPDAIDGYTARNIIANPNCSTAQLVVALKPLHDAATIKRVVVSTYQSVSGAGKAGMDELFEQSRAIFVGDSVEPAKFTKQIAFNVIPHIDVFLDDGSTKEEWKMMVETKKILDPKIKLNATCVRVPVFVGHAEAVNIEFESELSADQAMEILREAPGIMLVDKREDGGYVTPVESAGDGATYISRVREDPTVENGLTLWCVSDNLRKGAALNAVQIAELLGRRHLKKG; this is translated from the coding sequence GTGGGTTACCGGGTGGCGATTGTCGGAGCGACCGGCAATGTCGGACGCGAAATGATGCAGGTTCTGGCCGAGCGTGAGTTCCCGTGCGACGAGATCGCAGCGGTTGCGAGCAGCCGATCACAAGGAACCGAAGTTGAATTCGGCGACACCGGCAAAATGCTCAAATGCCAGAATATCGAACATTTCGACTGGGCCGGCTGGGACATTGCGCTCTTTTCGGCGGGTTCCGGCCCGGCCAAGGAATACGCGCCAAAGGCAGCAGCAGCAGGCTGCGTGGTGATCGACAATTCATCGCTTTACCGGATGGAGCCGGACGTTCCTTTGATCGTACCGGAGGTGAACCCGGATGCAATCGACGGCTACACCGCGCGCAACATCATCGCGAACCCGAACTGCTCGACGGCACAGCTCGTAGTGGCTCTTAAGCCGCTGCACGATGCTGCGACGATCAAACGTGTTGTGGTCTCGACCTACCAGTCGGTCTCTGGCGCAGGCAAAGCCGGCATGGATGAGCTGTTCGAACAGAGCCGCGCGATTTTCGTTGGCGACAGCGTAGAACCGGCCAAGTTCACTAAGCAGATCGCCTTCAACGTGATCCCGCATATCGATGTCTTCCTGGATGATGGTTCGACCAAGGAAGAATGGAAGATGATGGTCGAGACCAAGAAGATCCTCGACCCCAAGATCAAGCTCAACGCCACATGTGTGCGGGTGCCGGTATTCGTCGGACACGCCGAAGCGGTGAATATCGAGTTCGAGAGTGAGCTATCCGCTGATCAGGCGATGGAAATTCTGCGCGAGGCGCCAGGCATCATGCTGGTCGATAAGCGCGAAGACGGTGGCTACGTGACCCCGGTCGAGAGTGCTGGCGACGGCGCGACATACATCAGCCGCGTGCGTGAAGATCCGACTGTCGAAAACGGGCTGACATTGTGGTGCGTTTCGGACAATCTTCGAAAAGGTGCAGCGCTCAACGCGGTGCAGATCGCAGAGCTTCTGGGGCGGAGGCATTTGAAAAAGGGATAA
- a CDS encoding 2-hydroxychromene-2-carboxylate isomerase: protein MTLKADLYFSFRSPYSYLAVGRYRAMAEEYDLDIALRTVWPIAIRDPDILFTGNPAAPRYILMDSFRSAQMLGIPFRWPRPDPVVQDLTTREIAKDQPHIYRIGRMGQAATRRGKGLAFADEASKIIFSGEVDGWNEGDHLAGAADRAGLDIAELEAEVETDADALDAEIAENQAALEAAGHWGVPTLVFEGEPFFGQDRVAMAKWRMEQKGMVKQ, encoded by the coding sequence ATGACGCTCAAAGCCGATTTGTATTTCAGTTTTCGTTCGCCTTATTCATATTTGGCTGTGGGCCGATATCGCGCGATGGCCGAGGAATACGACCTCGACATTGCACTGCGCACAGTCTGGCCAATTGCCATTCGCGATCCCGATATTCTGTTCACAGGCAATCCTGCGGCTCCGCGCTACATCCTGATGGATTCGTTTCGCTCCGCGCAGATGCTGGGCATCCCGTTTCGCTGGCCGCGACCTGATCCAGTGGTGCAGGACCTGACGACGCGAGAAATCGCCAAGGATCAGCCGCACATCTATCGCATTGGCAGGATGGGGCAGGCAGCCACTCGGCGCGGCAAAGGTCTGGCGTTCGCCGATGAGGCCTCGAAAATCATCTTCTCGGGCGAGGTAGATGGCTGGAACGAAGGCGATCACCTCGCCGGGGCAGCAGACCGCGCAGGGTTGGATATCGCCGAATTAGAGGCGGAGGTCGAAACCGATGCCGATGCACTCGATGCTGAGATCGCTGAAAATCAAGCGGCGCTCGAAGCGGCAGGCCATTGGGGCGTGCCGACACTGGTGTTCGAAGGCGAACCCTTCTTCGGACAGGACCGGGTCGCAATGGCCAAGTGGCGGATGGAGCAAAAAGGGATGGTGAAACAGTGA
- a CDS encoding M2 family metallopeptidase, which produces MKFATTALSALAISLAAAPTPAFADGHGAHGSTEAEALTAEDAKAWVEEVEADLNSFSKTYSHVSWLNQTNLNHDSNSLAAQFGAEFTLKTVNYANEAAKYARIEGLDAETARKLDMLRNGIVMPAPSRDGAAAELSEIATKLGSDYGQGRGTLNGEEINGSDIEAEMGNIERTPAELAEMWESWHNNVGAPMRGDYAKMVGIANDGAKELGFNDLGAMWRSNYDMDPDAFAAETERMWQEVKPLYVALHTYVRRKLNEKHGDDVQPATGTIRADLLGNMWAQEWGNIYPLVAPEGAGDIGYDLTELIAEKELDAIGMTKVGEQFFSSLGFEPLPETFWERSQFVKPRDREVVCHASAWNIDNIDDLRIKMCIKPNADDFITIHHELGHNYYQRAYNQQDLLHLTGANDGFHEAIGDMIALSITPEYLVQIDMLKPEQVPNADKDIGLLLRQAMDKVAFLPFGLLVDRYRWSLFDGSTDMANANAAWTDLRTEYQGIVPPVERSEENFDAGAKYHIPGNVPYTRYFLARILQFQFFKAACDTAGWEGPLHRCSIYGNEEVGTNLNAMLEMGASKPWPDALEAFTGERQMSGKAMVEYFAPLMDWLEEQNEGQEAGW; this is translated from the coding sequence ATGAAATTCGCCACAACCGCGCTGTCTGCGCTTGCCATTTCGCTCGCGGCCGCGCCAACGCCCGCTTTCGCTGATGGACATGGCGCCCATGGTTCCACCGAAGCCGAAGCGCTCACGGCAGAAGATGCAAAAGCCTGGGTCGAGGAGGTCGAAGCCGATCTCAATTCATTTTCGAAGACTTACAGCCATGTTTCATGGCTGAACCAGACCAACCTCAACCATGACAGCAACTCGCTAGCTGCGCAGTTCGGCGCAGAATTCACGCTCAAGACGGTGAACTACGCGAACGAAGCTGCGAAATACGCCCGGATCGAAGGGCTGGATGCGGAGACCGCGCGCAAGCTCGATATGCTGCGCAACGGGATTGTGATGCCGGCGCCATCGCGTGACGGAGCAGCCGCCGAGCTTTCCGAAATCGCCACCAAGCTTGGCTCCGATTACGGTCAGGGGCGGGGTACGCTCAATGGTGAGGAAATCAACGGCTCCGATATCGAAGCCGAAATGGGCAACATCGAACGTACACCAGCCGAACTCGCTGAAATGTGGGAGAGCTGGCACAACAATGTCGGCGCTCCGATGCGCGGCGACTATGCCAAGATGGTCGGTATCGCGAATGACGGCGCGAAGGAACTTGGCTTCAACGATCTCGGTGCAATGTGGCGCTCCAACTATGATATGGACCCTGATGCATTTGCCGCTGAAACGGAGCGTATGTGGCAGGAAGTGAAGCCGCTTTATGTCGCGCTGCACACCTATGTCCGTCGCAAGCTCAATGAAAAGCATGGCGACGACGTGCAGCCCGCCACCGGCACGATCCGCGCCGATCTGCTCGGCAATATGTGGGCGCAGGAATGGGGCAATATCTACCCGTTGGTCGCTCCGGAAGGCGCAGGCGATATCGGCTATGACCTGACCGAGCTGATCGCGGAGAAGGAACTCGACGCAATCGGAATGACCAAGGTCGGCGAGCAGTTTTTCTCCTCGCTCGGCTTTGAGCCGCTGCCCGAAACGTTTTGGGAGCGCAGCCAGTTCGTGAAGCCGCGCGACCGCGAAGTGGTGTGCCATGCTAGCGCGTGGAACATCGACAATATCGACGACCTGCGCATCAAGATGTGCATCAAGCCGAACGCGGATGATTTCATCACCATCCACCACGAGCTTGGCCACAATTACTATCAGCGCGCCTACAACCAGCAGGACCTGCTGCACCTGACCGGTGCGAATGATGGTTTTCACGAAGCCATCGGCGACATGATCGCGCTGTCGATCACGCCGGAATACCTTGTGCAGATCGACATGCTTAAGCCGGAGCAGGTGCCGAACGCCGACAAGGATATCGGTCTGCTGCTGCGTCAGGCGATGGACAAGGTTGCATTCCTGCCATTCGGCTTGCTGGTCGATCGCTATCGCTGGAGCCTGTTCGATGGCTCGACCGATATGGCCAATGCCAACGCCGCATGGACAGACCTGCGCACAGAGTATCAGGGCATCGTCCCACCGGTCGAGCGCAGCGAAGAGAACTTCGATGCGGGCGCGAAGTACCACATTCCGGGCAATGTTCCTTACACCCGCTACTTCCTTGCGCGGATCCTGCAGTTCCAGTTCTTCAAGGCCGCGTGCGATACCGCCGGATGGGAAGGGCCGCTGCACCGCTGCTCGATCTACGGCAACGAGGAAGTCGGTACGAACCTTAACGCAATGCTCGAAATGGGTGCCTCGAAGCCATGGCCCGATGCTCTCGAAGCCTTCACCGGTGAGCGGCAGATGTCAGGCAAAGCGATGGTCGAATACTTCGCCCCGCTTATGGACTGGCTTGAAGAGCAGAACGAAGGCCAGGAAGCAGGCTGGTAA
- a CDS encoding alpha/beta fold hydrolase, translated as MKTETFTSFDGTELALHRMGEGPPVILLHGLFSNADMNWIKWGHAERLAEAGFEAVMLDFRVHGRSASPTDPASYPAGVLVRDTAALVDYLGLGEGEFDLVGFSLGARTSLHAVATQVLTPRKLVVAGMGVSGLSEWQKRAAFFKRVIDEFDTITRDDPAYYSRQFLKSQGVNRTAARLLLDAMGDLDLASLANVTMPTLVACGVDDQDNGSATDLAETLPNATYQEIPGAHLDSATKPELGAAIVEFLSVP; from the coding sequence ATGAAGACCGAGACCTTCACGAGCTTCGACGGCACGGAACTTGCTCTGCATCGCATGGGCGAGGGCCCGCCTGTTATCCTGCTTCACGGCCTCTTCTCCAACGCCGATATGAACTGGATCAAATGGGGCCATGCAGAGCGCCTCGCGGAAGCGGGGTTTGAGGCGGTGATGCTCGATTTTCGGGTGCATGGGCGGAGCGCCTCGCCAACTGATCCCGCATCTTATCCAGCAGGAGTCTTGGTTCGCGATACGGCGGCTCTGGTCGATTATCTCGGGCTGGGTGAAGGAGAGTTCGATTTGGTCGGCTTCTCGCTTGGCGCGCGCACTTCGCTCCATGCGGTGGCGACACAGGTGCTGACACCGCGCAAGCTGGTGGTTGCTGGGATGGGCGTATCGGGGCTCAGCGAATGGCAAAAGCGCGCTGCATTCTTCAAGCGCGTGATCGACGAGTTCGACACCATCACGCGCGACGATCCGGCCTATTACTCACGGCAATTCCTCAAATCGCAGGGCGTGAATCGCACGGCTGCACGGTTGCTGCTTGATGCGATGGGTGACCTCGATCTGGCTTCATTGGCGAACGTTACCATGCCAACACTGGTGGCATGCGGTGTGGATGATCAGGACAACGGCTCAGCCACCGACCTCGCCGAGACGCTGCCCAATGCTACCTATCAAGAGATTCCGGGCGCGCATCTCGACAGCGCGACCAAGCCGGAACTGGGTGCTGCCATCGTCGAATTTCTGAGCGTGCCATGA